The following proteins are co-located in the Burkholderia sp. HI2500 genome:
- the mnmE gene encoding tRNA uridine-5-carboxymethylaminomethyl(34) synthesis GTPase MnmE, with protein sequence MLATDSDPIVAIATAAGRGGIGVVRVSFGRGGEAAALPLIDALCGQKLAPRHASYVPFLDEHGAPLDRGIALYFPAPHSYTGEHVLELQGHGGPIVMQLLLQRCLDAGRGFGLRLAEPGEFTRRAFLNDKLDLAQAEAVADLIEASTEAAARSAGRSLDGAFSRQIHALVDDVITLRMLVEATLDFPEEEIDFLEAADARGKLAKIRAQLAHVLGDARQGALLREGLSVVLAGQPNVGKSSLLNALAGAELAIVTPIAGTTRDKVAQTIQVEGIPLHIIDTAGLRETEDEVERIGIARTWSEIERADVVLHLLDSRTGMTADDETIAARFPGGVPVVRVLNKTDLTGVPACVEHPAAEGDLTEVHLSAKRGDGIDMLRAELLRIAGWQAGAEGVYLARERHLIALRAAQEHLAQAADHAEQRAQSLDLFAEELRLAQEQLNAITGEFTSDDLLGVIFSRFCIGK encoded by the coding sequence ATGCTCGCTACCGATTCCGATCCGATCGTCGCCATTGCCACTGCTGCCGGCCGGGGTGGCATCGGGGTCGTCCGCGTGTCGTTCGGGCGCGGCGGCGAGGCGGCCGCGTTGCCGCTGATCGACGCGTTGTGCGGGCAGAAGCTCGCCCCGCGCCACGCGAGCTACGTGCCGTTCCTCGACGAGCACGGCGCGCCGCTCGACCGCGGGATCGCGCTGTACTTCCCGGCGCCGCATTCGTACACCGGCGAGCACGTGCTCGAGCTGCAGGGGCACGGCGGGCCGATCGTGATGCAACTGCTGCTGCAGCGCTGCCTGGATGCGGGGCGCGGTTTCGGGCTGCGGCTCGCGGAGCCCGGCGAATTCACGCGGCGTGCGTTCCTGAACGACAAGCTCGACCTCGCGCAGGCCGAGGCCGTTGCCGACCTGATCGAGGCGAGCACCGAAGCCGCCGCGCGTTCGGCCGGGCGTTCGCTCGACGGCGCGTTCTCGCGGCAGATCCATGCGCTCGTCGACGATGTGATCACGCTGCGGATGCTGGTCGAGGCGACGCTCGATTTTCCGGAAGAAGAGATCGATTTCCTGGAGGCGGCCGACGCGCGCGGCAAGCTCGCGAAGATCCGCGCGCAGCTCGCGCACGTGCTGGGTGATGCGCGGCAGGGGGCGCTGCTGCGCGAAGGGCTGTCGGTCGTGCTGGCGGGGCAGCCGAACGTCGGCAAGTCGTCGTTGCTGAATGCGCTGGCTGGCGCGGAGCTGGCGATCGTCACGCCGATCGCGGGCACGACGCGCGACAAGGTCGCGCAGACGATCCAGGTCGAAGGAATTCCGCTGCACATCATCGATACGGCCGGGTTGCGCGAGACGGAGGACGAGGTCGAGCGCATCGGCATTGCGCGCACGTGGAGCGAGATCGAGCGGGCGGATGTCGTGCTGCACCTGCTGGATTCGCGCACCGGGATGACGGCGGATGACGAGACGATCGCGGCGCGGTTTCCCGGCGGCGTGCCGGTGGTGCGCGTGCTGAACAAGACGGATCTGACCGGTGTGCCGGCGTGCGTCGAGCATCCGGCCGCGGAAGGTGATCTGACCGAGGTGCATCTGTCGGCGAAGCGCGGCGACGGGATCGACATGCTGCGCGCGGAGTTGCTGCGGATTGCTGGGTGGCAGGCGGGAGCGGAAGGGGTGTATCTCGCGCGCGAGCGGCATCTGATTGCGCTGCGGGCCGCGCAGGAGCATCTGGCGCAGGCGGCGGATCATGCGGAGCAGAGGGCGCAGTCGCTCGATTTGTTTGCCGAGGAACTGCGGCTCGCACAAGAGCAGCTCAATGCGATTACCGGGGAATTCACTTCGGATGATCTGCTGGGGGTGATTTTCAGCAGGTTTTGTATTGGCAAGTAA